Proteins from one Streptomyces sp. NBC_00289 genomic window:
- a CDS encoding SDR family NAD(P)-dependent oxidoreductase translates to MQRLAGKVALVTGGAHGIGAACSKRLAAEGAAVVLSDLVDPSEVVRDIAANGGRAVAVIADVADEHAWQDAVALAHRRFGEVDILVSNAYASEVRPAHETSRASWDQQLAVCLTGTFLGVRACLPDLNRKHGAVVIISSVHALFGIPGHAAYAAAKGGLVALGRQLAVEYGPGVRINSILPGPILTAAWSEVSEEDMRQTGQATIAGRLGNPDEVAAAAAFLVSDEASFITGTTLVVDGGWSASKASR, encoded by the coding sequence ATGCAACGCCTCGCCGGCAAGGTGGCGCTAGTGACCGGAGGCGCTCATGGCATTGGAGCCGCATGCTCGAAACGTTTGGCTGCGGAAGGTGCCGCAGTTGTGCTCTCGGATCTTGTCGATCCGTCAGAGGTCGTGCGTGACATCGCTGCCAACGGAGGCAGAGCCGTCGCAGTGATCGCAGATGTGGCGGACGAGCATGCCTGGCAGGATGCGGTCGCTCTCGCTCATAGGCGTTTCGGGGAAGTGGACATCCTGGTGAGCAATGCCTACGCGTCTGAGGTCCGTCCGGCACATGAGACGAGCCGTGCTTCGTGGGATCAGCAGCTCGCGGTCTGCCTGACAGGGACCTTTCTCGGCGTGCGCGCCTGCCTCCCCGATCTGAACCGAAAGCATGGGGCGGTGGTCATCATTTCTTCGGTGCATGCGCTGTTTGGGATTCCCGGCCACGCGGCGTATGCCGCCGCGAAGGGCGGCCTGGTCGCATTGGGGAGGCAGCTGGCCGTGGAGTACGGTCCAGGGGTGCGGATCAACTCGATCCTGCCCGGTCCCATCCTTACCGCGGCCTGGAGCGAAGTGTCCGAGGAGGACATGCGGCAGACAGGACAGGCGACGATCGCGGGACGACTCGGCAACCCCGACGAGGTAGCCGCGGCGGCGGCGTTCCTCGTCTCCGACGAGGCGTCCTTCATTACCGGGACCACCCTGGTGGTCGATGGAGGCTGGAGCGCATCCAAAGCCTCACGCTGA
- a CDS encoding VOC family protein has translation MAIQRMDNVGIVVEDLDAAVAFFLELGMELEGRAEVEGLVADQCTGLDGVRCEIAMVRTPDGHSRLELAKYRSPAVISAGPRNRPHNILGTHRVMFAVDDIEDTVARLRPLGGELVGEIARFEDSYLLCYLRGPEGIIVGLAEQLR, from the coding sequence ATGGCGATTCAGCGGATGGACAACGTCGGCATCGTCGTCGAGGACTTGGATGCCGCCGTCGCGTTCTTCCTGGAACTGGGGATGGAGCTGGAGGGCAGGGCGGAGGTCGAGGGCCTCGTCGCCGACCAGTGCACCGGACTCGACGGCGTCCGCTGTGAGATCGCGATGGTCCGGACCCCGGACGGACACAGCCGGCTCGAGCTCGCGAAGTACCGCAGCCCCGCAGTGATCAGCGCCGGGCCGCGCAACCGGCCGCACAACATTCTCGGCACGCACCGCGTCATGTTCGCCGTCGACGACATCGAGGACACCGTTGCCCGCCTGCGCCCTCTCGGCGGCGAACTCGTCGGCGAGATCGCCCGGTTCGAGGACAGCTATCTGCTCTGCTACCTCCGCGGCCCGGAGGGCATCATCGTCGGACTGGCCGAGCAACTGCGGTGA
- a CDS encoding methyltransferase domain-containing protein: MSLFQPLSFPRAYIAFQRAVGADRLRYLCMDRLALKPGDRVLDIGCGPGYYLDRLPAGVRYDGYDTSGRYIAYARRRHWGSGIAFHHRSYHADASSGRGQFTAVILMGILHHLPDEECRELLGQVSEALTDGGCVVSVDTCFSPGQGIVSRWMSENDRGSFVRTSESLLSLAGDVFLDVSGDVLDGVTRIPGSYLTMCMRP, translated from the coding sequence TTGTCCCTTTTTCAGCCCCTTTCGTTCCCGCGCGCCTATATAGCCTTTCAGCGTGCGGTGGGTGCCGACAGGCTGCGGTATTTATGCATGGATAGATTGGCGTTGAAGCCAGGGGATCGAGTCCTGGATATCGGTTGCGGCCCCGGCTACTATCTGGACCGCCTACCGGCCGGTGTTCGCTACGACGGCTATGACACGTCCGGGCGCTACATCGCATACGCTCGCCGTCGGCACTGGGGAAGCGGAATCGCTTTCCATCACCGCAGCTATCACGCCGACGCGAGCAGCGGCCGAGGGCAGTTCACGGCGGTCATACTGATGGGCATCCTCCACCACCTGCCCGATGAGGAGTGCCGCGAACTGCTGGGGCAGGTAAGCGAGGCCCTCACAGACGGCGGATGCGTAGTGAGCGTGGACACCTGCTTTTCACCCGGGCAGGGGATCGTTTCACGATGGATGTCCGAGAACGACAGGGGTTCCTTCGTTCGCACTTCTGAATCACTACTGTCCCTGGCGGGTGATGTCTTTTTGGACGTCTCAGGCGATGTCCTGGACGGTGTCACCCGGATACCGGGAAGTTACTTGACGATGTGCATGCGTCCGTGA
- a CDS encoding esterase/lipase family protein produces MIVLPGIMGSELVDATSGKTLWGLADPGWYLRAWTSGSSLDALRVTDEERAGSAGRIKATRLLQFPAFAPVLRGFEPYTALVRSIRRVVLDPAAVLSFAYDWRLSTAHNARILADAAENHLRMWRAHPRGSAGAKLVLVAHSMGGLVARYFTGVLGGDSEVRTTVTLGTPFRGAVKAALILSSGRGSPVPLPRSLLRRLCATMPGLHDLLPSYRCVLDGTRVRRLIPSDVTALGGDEELAEDAARLHDQLTAVSVDRLRTVVGVGQPTMQSLTVEGGAVTPQLWAYQPGLEPGQMRFADRGGDETVYRESAAGGVEPLYLAQSHGALASTSEAVSHVCGVLTEEPLGPWLGAPSSLGLHVPDMATVGEPIEIVASSDEDFAAVTCRVTDARSGAPIAYPMLTSRDGTLKVRLTVDQPGVYRVALKGEAFSPVTQLVMVTPRAPEVG; encoded by the coding sequence GTGATCGTCCTGCCCGGGATCATGGGTAGTGAGCTGGTGGATGCCACCTCGGGAAAGACCTTGTGGGGATTGGCGGATCCCGGGTGGTACCTGCGGGCCTGGACGTCTGGTTCCTCGCTCGACGCACTGCGGGTCACCGACGAGGAGAGAGCCGGCAGTGCGGGCCGTATCAAAGCGACAAGGCTTCTGCAATTCCCCGCGTTCGCGCCGGTGTTGCGAGGTTTCGAGCCGTACACCGCTTTGGTCCGCAGCATAAGGCGCGTGGTGCTGGATCCTGCCGCAGTCCTTTCGTTTGCCTATGACTGGCGACTGTCAACGGCCCACAACGCGCGCATCCTCGCCGACGCCGCTGAAAACCACCTGCGGATGTGGAGAGCGCACCCTCGAGGCAGCGCAGGCGCCAAGTTGGTCCTAGTCGCACACTCCATGGGCGGCCTGGTAGCGCGGTATTTCACCGGTGTACTTGGCGGTGACAGTGAGGTGCGCACCACTGTCACTCTCGGGACCCCGTTCCGCGGAGCGGTCAAAGCGGCTCTCATTCTCAGCTCAGGGCGGGGGAGCCCCGTACCCCTGCCCCGATCCCTTTTGCGCCGCCTCTGTGCGACGATGCCCGGACTCCATGATCTGCTGCCGTCCTACCGCTGTGTCCTCGATGGCACCCGTGTCCGCAGACTGATCCCGTCAGATGTGACCGCGTTGGGCGGTGACGAGGAGCTTGCCGAGGACGCGGCCCGTTTGCATGATCAGCTCACCGCAGTGAGCGTCGACAGGCTTCGTACCGTGGTGGGTGTAGGTCAACCCACGATGCAGAGTCTGACAGTTGAAGGAGGTGCGGTCACGCCACAACTCTGGGCCTACCAACCGGGTCTGGAACCAGGGCAAATGCGCTTCGCCGACCGGGGCGGCGACGAGACCGTCTACCGCGAATCTGCGGCCGGAGGCGTCGAGCCCCTCTACCTCGCACAATCTCATGGAGCCCTGGCATCCACCTCCGAGGCCGTGAGCCACGTCTGCGGAGTGCTCACCGAGGAGCCTCTGGGACCCTGGCTGGGAGCGCCCTCTTCACTGGGCTTACACGTGCCTGACATGGCTACGGTCGGTGAACCCATTGAAATCGTCGCATCGAGCGACGAGGACTTCGCGGCGGTGACGTGCAGGGTGACCGATGCACGCAGCGGCGCGCCGATCGCCTACCCGATGCTGACGTCCCGCGACGGCACCTTGAAGGTGCGGCTCACCGTCGATCAGCCCGGGGTGTACCGGGTGGCGCTCAAGGGTGAGGCGTTCTCCCCAGTGACTCAATTGGTCATGGTCACGCCCCGGGCACCGGAGGTCGGATGA
- a CDS encoding WD40 repeat domain-containing protein — protein sequence MSLDDEAYANPYVIRYLAAHVAKGNLWQELASRPDVLDRLDPNSVAAHILSGMFHRADLPAPLAAVAAAKHALSTAPLPDREVVRGLAMARYAGASCPGGGILEGRTWDWGWASLRHDPLHVVLARYDRAVDVLTAVNFPGKGALLASAADTSVRLWDATIGQPVGPLIAGHTDRVTALSALLYEHDPILITGSRDGTIRSWNCRTFQPTGWPVLRHGSGINSVSSLDTLNDRTVLAVAGDDALVTLWDPRTGESATPPLRGHEGWVNAVLGLTSSEGRALWATAGRDATVRLWDAQSGEPCGEPFALHCDAVNALTAVTMPNGETLLASAGNDSTVRLWDPVRMRPVGPPLTGHVGWILSLATFRLEGRTLLAAGGDDGTVRLWDLSAQERRSSRILTGHSGWVGAAASLPTPTGSPLLATGSRDGSIRLWANAALRTAERPTVRRIGDMKDTDATVSLPDGRTLLTTSAANTTIQLWDLPSGTAISSPVSGHFGTVNSLAAAPWDGGVLVASAGNDTTIRIWDIATGETLGRPFVGHADTVNGVCFVTPGPGPLLLASGGYDATVRLWEVNTGRQIGPVLSGHAGGVNAVAPVLLEGRTLVASGSNDASIRLWNIQTGEQEKVVTMAHARGVRTVISCAGPDGNSMLVTGGSDNTVRLWRCRAGRLEATVLTGHAHAVTSAQIAATGPSTWLLVTGDSGGVVHTWDLQTSGPSKKGAFKAHQGGVSGLAFLELEQGPLLASVGHDGFLRLWCPGSGKPLHALPLDLEPHCLLSVGLRAVVGSNLGTFCLRTTVGALRGSVSRDGEPGG from the coding sequence ATGTCGCTCGACGACGAGGCCTATGCGAACCCCTACGTCATCCGGTATCTGGCGGCACATGTGGCAAAGGGAAACCTATGGCAGGAACTGGCCTCAAGGCCGGACGTTCTCGACCGTCTGGATCCCAACTCGGTTGCAGCGCATATCCTGTCCGGCATGTTCCATCGGGCCGATCTGCCCGCTCCCCTTGCCGCAGTCGCCGCCGCCAAACACGCCTTGTCGACCGCACCTCTGCCCGACCGGGAGGTGGTACGCGGACTGGCCATGGCCCGCTATGCCGGCGCCTCCTGTCCGGGGGGCGGCATCTTGGAGGGCAGGACGTGGGACTGGGGCTGGGCCAGTCTGCGGCACGACCCTTTGCACGTGGTTCTGGCCCGATATGACAGAGCCGTCGACGTACTCACCGCCGTCAACTTTCCCGGCAAAGGAGCGTTGCTCGCGAGCGCTGCGGACACGTCTGTCAGGCTGTGGGACGCAACCATCGGGCAACCTGTCGGGCCGCTCATTGCGGGTCACACCGACAGAGTCACCGCGTTGTCTGCGTTGCTCTACGAACACGACCCCATACTCATCACCGGTTCGAGAGACGGCACGATTCGGTCCTGGAACTGCCGCACGTTTCAGCCCACTGGCTGGCCTGTACTACGCCACGGTTCCGGCATCAACTCCGTGTCCTCCCTGGATACTTTGAACGACCGCACGGTCCTGGCCGTGGCAGGAGACGACGCCCTGGTCACACTCTGGGACCCAAGGACGGGCGAGTCGGCCACGCCACCGCTTCGCGGCCACGAAGGATGGGTGAACGCTGTTCTGGGCCTGACCTCCTCGGAGGGACGAGCCCTGTGGGCGACCGCAGGACGGGATGCCACCGTCAGGCTCTGGGACGCGCAATCTGGCGAACCATGCGGTGAACCGTTCGCACTGCACTGTGATGCCGTAAACGCTCTGACCGCTGTCACGATGCCCAACGGTGAGACCTTGCTCGCCAGCGCCGGCAACGACTCCACCGTACGGTTGTGGGATCCCGTCCGCATGCGGCCCGTCGGCCCGCCGCTCACGGGACACGTGGGATGGATTCTCTCTCTCGCGACCTTCCGCCTGGAGGGCCGAACTCTGCTGGCGGCGGGCGGTGACGACGGGACCGTAAGACTGTGGGATCTGTCAGCGCAAGAACGGCGCAGCAGCCGAATCCTGACCGGCCACAGCGGGTGGGTCGGTGCGGCGGCAAGCCTGCCAACGCCGACCGGCAGCCCACTGCTGGCCACCGGTAGCCGGGACGGCAGCATCCGGCTCTGGGCCAATGCCGCCCTCCGCACAGCGGAGCGACCGACGGTCAGACGCATCGGCGACATGAAGGACACCGATGCCACGGTATCCCTGCCGGATGGACGCACGCTCCTCACCACAAGTGCGGCCAACACCACGATCCAGCTCTGGGATCTGCCGTCCGGTACGGCGATCAGCTCACCGGTCTCCGGTCACTTCGGGACCGTCAACTCGCTGGCCGCTGCTCCGTGGGACGGCGGCGTCCTGGTGGCAAGCGCAGGCAACGACACGACGATCCGAATCTGGGACATCGCAACGGGCGAGACGCTCGGCCGGCCGTTCGTCGGCCATGCGGACACAGTGAACGGAGTTTGCTTTGTGACGCCGGGCCCTGGGCCGCTGCTTCTGGCGAGTGGAGGGTACGACGCCACCGTCCGGCTGTGGGAGGTGAACACCGGCCGTCAGATCGGACCCGTCCTCTCGGGGCATGCCGGCGGAGTGAACGCGGTGGCCCCTGTCCTCCTCGAGGGCCGCACGCTTGTCGCCAGCGGGAGCAACGATGCGAGCATTCGGCTGTGGAACATCCAGACCGGAGAGCAGGAAAAAGTCGTCACGATGGCCCACGCCCGAGGCGTACGGACGGTCATCAGCTGCGCCGGCCCCGACGGAAACTCCATGCTGGTCACCGGAGGGAGCGACAACACGGTTCGCCTCTGGCGATGTAGAGCGGGCCGCCTCGAAGCAACGGTGCTGACGGGGCACGCGCATGCCGTCACCTCCGCGCAGATCGCGGCGACCGGACCGTCGACGTGGTTGTTGGTGACCGGCGACAGCGGCGGTGTGGTGCACACCTGGGACCTCCAGACTTCGGGCCCCTCCAAGAAGGGGGCGTTCAAGGCGCACCAGGGTGGCGTGAGCGGACTCGCCTTCCTCGAGCTTGAGCAGGGCCCGTTGCTGGCCTCGGTCGGACACGACGGCTTCCTCCGGCTTTGGTGTCCTGGGTCAGGGAAGCCCTTGCATGCGCTGCCACTGGATCTGGAGCCCCACTGCCTGCTGTCCGTGGGCTTGCGGGCAGTCGTCGGCAGCAACCTCGGCACTTTCTGTCTCCGGACGACGGTCGGTGCGTTACGGGGGTCCGTCAGCCGGGATGGTGAGCCCGGAGGATGA
- a CDS encoding class I SAM-dependent methyltransferase codes for MDDSEIMQLAKLEASHWWYAERRAMLARELPGPGAARLALDIGAGVGGNTEVLVREGWRAVGVEYAALGAAAMSSRGLTTVRADACSLPFPSRAASLIVAYDVLEHITDDLRVARELFRVLRPHGHVLVSVPSDMRLWSQHDVAVGHVRRYSQDRLLWVMRRAGFSIDHVRNWNVMLRPVVSLRRKRSTGSDLKEMSTFANSALRAVIRAERYLPLGRLPGVSLILRAHHPG; via the coding sequence ATGGATGACTCCGAGATCATGCAACTCGCAAAGCTCGAGGCCAGCCACTGGTGGTACGCGGAAAGGCGCGCGATGCTGGCTCGGGAATTACCGGGCCCAGGAGCGGCCAGGCTTGCCCTGGACATCGGTGCGGGTGTGGGTGGAAACACGGAAGTCCTGGTCCGTGAAGGGTGGCGTGCGGTAGGCGTGGAATATGCGGCCCTGGGCGCCGCCGCGATGTCTTCCCGGGGCCTGACCACAGTGCGAGCCGACGCTTGCTCGCTTCCGTTCCCGAGTCGCGCGGCCTCCTTGATCGTCGCGTATGACGTGCTTGAGCACATAACGGATGATCTACGCGTGGCGCGCGAGTTGTTCCGTGTCCTGCGACCCCATGGGCACGTACTGGTCTCGGTTCCCAGCGACATGCGGTTGTGGTCCCAGCACGATGTGGCGGTCGGCCACGTCCGGCGATACTCACAGGATCGACTTCTATGGGTCATGCGCCGGGCAGGCTTCAGCATTGATCACGTCCGGAACTGGAATGTCATGCTTCGCCCGGTGGTCTCGCTGCGGCGGAAGCGGTCCACCGGCAGCGACCTGAAGGAGATGTCGACGTTCGCCAACTCCGCGCTCAGAGCCGTTATCAGAGCCGAAAGGTATCTGCCGCTGGGGCGGCTTCCCGGTGTCTCGCTCATCCTCCGGGCTCACCATCCCGGCTGA